ACAGCGCAAGCTCGTCCTTGACGACGACGCTCTTCGCGGGCACGTACGTCATCGTGACGACCAGCCTCACACCCAATCAGGTCGGAGCGTTCACGAACAAGCTCTACACCACCGACTCCAACGCCGACCTCCGGTTCGACGACGCACCGCCGCTGTCAACCACTGAACTGCCCTACGGCGGCGAGTCGGCGCTGTGGTTCCGGCCGGGCAGCCAGGCAACCCCCGACGCCTGTGCGGCGAGCTTCACGCAGTTTCCCGCCTTCGTCCTGCAGGCGTTCGAAACCGACACGGAAGGGTGGTACGACATCCACTCCGAGCAGTTTGAGTTTCCCTACCTCTGGGACGGCGTGATCTACCTCTACGAAGACGAAGCCTTCCGCTTCGACCCCTGCCGCAACCTCGTCGCCTCGGACGATGACTACCCGACCAGCTACTACTGGTATGCCTCGCTCATCGACGACGTATGGCTCGACGCCAACACGCGCTATGTGCTCGTGACGACCGTCTACGACGATGAGGACTTCCGCTACGACTATTTCGGCGACCACGATACCACCATCTGGGGCCCGCCCGACGCGACGGTGACGGCTCTCGATGCGCCGATCCCTAACCTCGCGCTCGACCTCGTTGGCATGCCAGACGAGATCGCACCGGGCTCGGAGACCTTTGTGGACGTGCGGGTCACCAACAACAGCGGCACCGCGCAGCACGTTGACGCCTGGGTCGAACTCCGCCGCTACGACTTTGACGACGAACGCTACGCCAGCGAGGGCATGACGCAGGCAGACCCCGTACGCATCCCGCAGGCCTTCGACGGCGTCGTCCGGTACGCGCTCGACGTGCCCGGTCGCCTGGATCCTGACGAACACTACTACGCCTTCTTCAAGCTCGGCACCTATGCCAGTGCTGCGGACGCGGGTGACTTCGCCGCGTTTCGGGTAGCCGACCAAGCCGCAACTCGGGCGCCTGGCTCCGACGGGTGGTCACTCCGTCGCCTCGACGCGCTCGCCCAGGCCTCGGACGACGCGGACGATGGGTACCGCGAGGGTGCCTACCCGAACCCGCTCCGCTCGGCCACGACCATCCGGTTCACCTTGGAACAAGCTGAGCAGGTCACGCTCACCGTGTACGACGTGACAGGCCGCGCCGTAGCCCAGCTTCTCAGCGGCGCTGACCTCGGCGTGGGAGCGCACACCGCGCAGTTCGACGCGACCGGACTGGCGAGCGGAGTCTACGTGTACCGCCTCGAACGGGGTGCCGCCATCGCGACCAAGCGACTGACGGTACTTCGTTGAGAGGGCTGGGAAACCCGCACGCCTAGGTTCACAGCGGCGGGACGGAGCAGCGCTTAGCTTCGTCCCGCCGCCTTTTTGTGCTCACGCCCTATTGCCATGACCATCGATATCGCCCGGGACTACTGCCTCGCCAAACCTGATGCCTCGGAGGGAACCCCCTTCGGCGATACCGTGCTGGTCTTTAAGGCAGGCGGCAAGATGTTCGCCCTGCTCGGACTCGACGGGCCGCCGTGGACGGTCAACCTGAAGTGCGACCCCGAGCGTGCGGTCGCCCTGCGTGAGCGCTACGACGCCGTGCAGCCAGGCTACCACATGAACAAGAAACACTGGAACACGGTCGAGTATGGGCGCCTCGACGGTGACCTCGTGCGAGCGTTGATCGACCACTCGTACGACCTCATTGCTGGCTCGCTCAAGAAATCGGAGCAGGCTCGCCTCGAAGCGCTCGGCTGGGAGCGTGCCGCGTCGCGCTGACGAGCCGGTCTGGAACTGCCTGGCAGGCACCCCGTCACACCGGGACGCTCACATCTTGCCCCGCCGTGTTATGCGCGCTCTGTTTCTCGCTTGTGCCCTCACCCTCGCTGGCTGCGCGTCGTCGTCCGACGAGCCCACTACGCCTGACGAACCAACTGAGGCAGACGCTGCCGCTCCGGCTCAGATGGCATCCGTCGCCATCGAGGCGCTCGCGGACTCCGGCGTCTCAGGTACCATCACCTTCACCGAGGGGGGCGGTGGCGTGTCGGTAGCCTACGAGATTGTTGGCCTGACCCCAGGACTGCACGGTTTCCACGTCCACACGAATGGCGGCTGCGGGCCTGGCGAGGACGGCACGCCCGGCGGCGCCGCAGGGGGGCACTTCAACCCCGACGGCCACGACCATGGCGCTCCGTCCAACGACGCAGCAGAGCGGCACAAAGGCGACCTCGGCAACATCGAGGCCAACGCGGACGGCGTCGCAGCGGGCAGTTTCGACGACACCGTGCTCCGCCTCGATGGCGAGAGGAGCATCGTTGGCAAGGCGTTCATCATCCACGCCGGCGCGGATGACCTGACCAGCCAGCCTTCTGGTGCCGCAGGAGCCCGCGTTGGTTGCGGCATCATCGCTCAGGATGGCGCTGCGATGTAGCGCGCCCAGCCCGACAGGTTGCTAGCACCGTGCGCGTCTTGTCATCGCTCCTCCTGCTCGCGGCGCTCGCGGGCTGCCAGTCCGCGCTGTACGGATCGGAACCTCGCCCGGGTGCTCAGCCGGTGGTCGTTGACTACCACGAGGCGTGTGCGCACGACTACGACGTGCGCCGCGTGACGGTGGAAGACGTGTTGCACCTGCGGCCGCGCTTGCTCATGTGCTCCGCGGGCGGTACCGCGCCGAGTGGACGCGCGTGTCAGCTTAAGCTGCTCCCGGACGTAGACGCGCCCACGGGCGACGTGGAGACCGAGCGCCGTTACTTCACGACGTTCATCGGGGACGGGCGCGGGCCGAGCCAACTCAACGCCCGCTGCTCTGGCGCAGGGTTCCAGCCGGTGGTCGTCCGCGACGAGGACAGCGTGGCCGTCGGCCCATCGGAGCGGGTGCGAATCACGGGCACACTGCGGGTCCGCGATCTTTTTGCGCGGGACCTCGACGAAGACGGCGATCCCATCGGGTGCACCATCCACGAAGTCGACCGCATCGAGCGCGTGCGCACGACTGCTGGCGCGCAGGGATTTGGTGGCGATGGCTGATCGTTGCGGCCAGGCACACGAGGAGCGCGGACCTAGCCGTTGTCGCATCGCCCCTCGTTGCTGCCAGACTCTGCATCGCTCTGTGACTGTTCGTTACGTCCTCGTTTTACTCCTGTGGTGCGCTGCAAGCGATGCGTCCGGTCAGGTACTGCGGGGCACGGTCGTAGGCGAAGACGACCAGCCGCTTGCGGGGGCGTCGATAACACTCACCGGCGGGATTGAAGGGGGGACGACCACTGAGGCAACGGGGCGGTTTCGGCTGAGGCTGCCAAGCCTTCCTGCAACCGTCGAGGTGCGGTTTCTCGGCTATGAACCACAACGCGTCGTAATTCTTCCGGGCGAGCCGCTGGAAGTGACGATCCGGCTACGTCCGCGCGTCTTCGAACTGGAAGGATTGGATGTGGCGGGGGAGAATCGTGCTGTGACGCTCATGCGGGAGGTCATCCGGCGCAAGCAACAGCGTCGAGCCGCCCTCCAACCGTACACCGCTGAACACTACACCCGCTTCACGCTAAGGCGGCGTGGTGAAGTGATCCGCGTCACCGAAACACTCAGCGATGTCTACGTGCGGCCCACGCAGACGGCAAGGGGCGATTCTCGCCGCGAGATCGTGCTCGCCCGGCACCGTCGCCCTGCAGGTCGCGCCTTCCGCTACGCCCGCGTGGTGCCCGTCCCCGACTTCTACCTCGACGACGAGGTCGTCCTCGACGGTTTCCGCTTCATCGGTCCGACGCACCCGAACGCGCTCGATGTCTACACCTTCCGCGTCGGCGACCGCATTGAGGAGGACGGGCAGGTGCTGTGGGAGGTGTCGGTACGCTCTCGTTCGGCGCTCGCCTCCGCCTTCGAGGGCCGGCTGCGCGTCGTCGATAGCCTGTTCGTGCTCGCCGAGGCCGAACTGCGGCCGTCCGTCACGCTGGAGAAAGAACCGCCGGTGCAGGCATGGGCCGCGACGTATCGACAGACGTTCACGCCTTCGGCGGAGGCCGACTCTGTCTGGATCTCGGATCGCTTCGAGGTGACCGGACGGGTGGACGTAGGCGTGCCCGGTGCCTTTCTCCCGGTCGTCCGTACGCAGCAGACGACCATCGTCACGAGTCGACGCCCTGGGATCTTCGGGGGCGACAGCCTCTTCGCACGCCGCGAGCGCATCGCCGAGCCGCCTGGCGTCTACGCGGGGCGCGACGTCTACGCCGCCGGTCGCTCCATCGCGCCGCCGGACGACGACGAGGCGCGGGTGCTGCTGGCGAGCACGCGTCCGTTGCGCGCCTCGCTCATCCCCGAGGGCTTGCTGCGCTACTACGTTCCGCTCCCAGTCGAGGAGGCTCCCGAAGTAGTCGTGACCGACGCCCTCGCGCCTCCGCTGCCGCGCTTCGCAGAGAGCGTGGAGGCGTGGTATAACCGCGTCCAAGGGGCCTATTTCGGCGTTCGGCCGCGTTTCGGCGTTGGCGAAAACGTCGCTGTGCGTCCGCGCCTCGGCATCGCTACGTCGAATGTGCGTCTCGATGCAGGACTGCGCATGGAGGCGCGACTGCCGGTGCGGCTTGGCTCCGAACGTCTGGTTGGCTTCGCTGAGGGCGGCGTGGCCACGGTCCCGTTCGAGCGGTCGTCGGTCTATCCGCAGCCGTTCCTCGCGGTGCCGACCTACATCGGCTGGGCGGATTACCACGACTACCTCCGTCGCACACGCGTGAAGGCCGGGCTGTCGTGGACAACGGAGAAGGCGCACATTGAGGTAGCGGGGCAACTCGCGACGCACGATTCTTTGTCCAATGGCACCGACTACGAAGGCATGTTCGTCGGCGAAGGGCAGCGTCCGAACGCGGAGGCTACGCCCGGCACGTGGCGATCGGTCGAGGCGAGCATTGGGTTGGGGACGGAGCCGCGGTGGGCGGCCCGGCCCCAAGGCATCTACGCTGAGTTGACTAGCCAACTGGGGCGGTTCGACGCGGATGGCGCGGACGCGACAAGCATGGTGCGGTTCACCGGTGAGGTCGGCGGACGTGTAGCTACGCTGTTTCGGCGGCGGCCCGAGCCTGCGGCGCTCTACGCGAGCCTCTCGGCAGGGTGGGTGAGCGGCGACGCACCGCTACAGCTGCGTCCGCGCACCGAGACGCGAGCCGGTGCGGTCAGCGGCTTCGGCTCGTTCCGCACGATCGCCAGTCCACCTGTCTCGACGCCTCAGTTCGTTCAACTCGCCTGGGAGCACGACTTCGGACGTAGCCTCTTCGAAACCGTCGGGCTCCCCGTAGGCGTGGCCCTCACAGGCGGGCATCTGTGGACGGAGGACGCCGACAGCGCGCACGAGGTCGGCCTGTCGCTGCTGCGCCCGTTTCGTTTTCCCATGCGTATCGACACCGCGTATCGGCTGGACCAGGTTGGGTGGTTCATAGGCATTGGACTGGCCCGGTGAGGTCTCGGTGACAGCAGGACTGACACCCGCGCGGCGGTATCTTCGCCGGGCACGAACGACCCGCCGTCTACCATGTCCGATACCCCCGCCGACGCGTCCCAGACGCAGGAGCAAGCCAGCCTCTTCCCGCTGCCCGCCGACAAGAAAAAGCGCGCGGGCGCGACGCCGCTCATGCGGCAGTATTGGAAGATCAAGGACCGCCACCCCGGTGCGCTCCTGCTGTTCCGCATGGGCGACTTCTACGAGACGTTCGAGCGCGACGCCGAGGTCGTGGCCGACGTACTCGGGATCACGCTCACGAAACGCGGCAACGGGGCGGCGGAGGACATCCCGCTCGCCGGCTTCCCGCACCACGCGCTCGAAACGCACCTGCCGAAGCTCGTCAGTGCGGGCTACCGCGTCGCGGTGTGCGAGCAACTCGAAGACGCCAAGTTCGCCCGAAAAATCGTCAAGCGCGACGTGGTGGAGGTTGTCACGCCGGGCGTGGCGATGCGCGACCAACTGCTCTCGGCGAAGCACGCGCACTACCTCGCTGCGGCGGTCTGGGGTACGACTAAGCACATGCAGGGCCGTGTCGGCTTCGCGTTCGTGGACGCCTCGACGGGCGCGTTCTTCGTCGCCGAGGCTGCGGCCGAAGACTTCGAGGGGCTGCTGCAGACCGTAGGCCCGGCGGAGTTGCTCATCGATAAGCGGCAGAAGAAGCAGCTTCAGTCGATCCGTGACACGTCGTTCGCGCTCACGCCGCAGGAGGACTGGGTCTTCAGCTACGACTTCGCCTACGAGACTCTGCTGCGGCACTTCGAGACGCACTCGCTCAAAGGCTACGGCTTCCATGACAATCACGGCGACGACGGGCCGAACAGCGCCGACGCCCTCGCAATCGCAGCGGCGGGGGCGGCACTCTACTACCTCGGCGAGACGCAGAAGGGCCGCGTCCCGCACGTGCGCCGCCTCCAGCGCTACGACGCCAGCGACTACATCGCGCTCGACGCCGCCACCAAGCGCAACCTCGAACTCGTCGCCGCGATGCAGTCGGGCCGCCGGGACGGCTCGCTCATCGGCGTCCTCGACCACACGCTCACGCCGATGGGCGGGCGGCTCCTGCGCGCCTGGCTCGTCCGACCGCTACAGTCCGTCGAGAAGATCGAACAGCGCCTCGACTCCGTGGACGCGCTCTTCCAGTCAGAGCGATTGCGACGCAGCCTGCGCGAGGAACTGAAGCAAGTCGGCGACCTCGAACGCCTCGCCGCCAAGGTCTGCACGGGCCGCGCCACGCCGCGCGACCTCGTCACGCTCAAGCTCACGCTCCGGCAGATCCCGCCCGTCAAGCAACTGCTGGAGGACGTGGCGTCCGAGACGCTCGCGAAGGTCACCGACGCGCTCACGCTCTGCCAGGACACCGTCGACCGTATCCACGCCGCGCTCGCCGACGAGCCGCCGGCCAAGATGGACGCGGGCGGCACGATCCGTTCCGGGTTCTCCGACGAACTCGACGACCTCCGCACGGTGTCCAAGGGCGGCAAGACCTACCTCGCCGAGTTGCAGGCGCGTGCCGCGGCCGAGACGGGCATCACGAGCCTCAAAATCGGCTACAACAAGGTCTTCGGGTACTACCTCGAAGTCACCAACACGCACAAGGACAAGGTCCCGGCTGCGTGGACGCGCAAACAGACGCTTGTCAACGCGGAGCGCTACATCACCGAGGACCTGAAGGTCTACGAGGAGAAGATCCTTACCGCCGAGGAGCGCGCGCTGGCGCTGGAGCAACAGCTGTTCTCGGAGCTTCGGATGGCTGTCGCCGAGGCCGTCGAGCCGATCCAGCGCAACGCCCGCTACCTCGCCATGCTCGACGTGTTCGCTGGGCTCGCCGAGGCCGCGCGGAAGTATGACTACGTGCGCCCGACCGTCGACGAGTCGCGCGTGCTCGACCTCGAAGCGGCGCGGCACCCCGTCGTGGAGCGGACGCTGCCCGCTGGCGAGGCGTTCATCCCCAACAGCGTGTTGCTGGACCCCGACGGCGAGGTCGACATCGAGCCGACGAGGGGTGGCCAAGTGCACGTCATCACCGGGCCCAACATGGCGGGGAAGAGCGTCGTGCTGCGGCAGGTCGGGCTCGCGGTGCTGCTCGCGCAAGTCGGCAGCTTCGTCCCGGCCAAGCGCGCACGGATCGGCGTGGTGGACAAGATTTTTACGCGCGTCGGTGCCTCGGACAACCTCGCGGCGGGGGAAAGCACCTTCCTCGTGGAGATGAACGAGACGGCCAACATTCTCAATAACGCCACGCAACGCTCGCTCATCCTGCTCGACGAGGTCGGGCGCGGGACGAGCACCTTCGACGGGCTGAGCATCGCCTGGGCAATCGTGGAGCACTTGCACGATCATACACCCGTCGCAGCTCGGACGCTCTTTGCGACGCACTACCACGAACTCAACGCGCTCGCCGACCGCCTGGACGGCGTGCTGCCCTTCCGCATCCAGGTGCAGGAGCACGACGGCCGCGTGATCTTCCTCCGCACCCTCATCCCCGGCGGGGCCGACCATAGCTACGGCATCGAGGTGGCGCGCATGGCGGGGTTGCCTGAAGCGGTGATTGCTCGCGCGAAACACGTGCTACGCCACCTGGAAGCGCACGATGTCGCGGCTGAGATGCAGGGCCCACGCTCCGAAGCAGCGTCTGGCGACGGCGCGCTGCCGTCCGTGCGCGCCACGCCCGAGATCCCGGCGCCTGACCTCACGGCACCCGTCGCCTACGCCGCCCCTGATCCCATCGCGGCGCAACTCCTGGACACGCTGGAAGCGCTCGACCCGAACCGCCTCACACCCATCGAGGCCCTGATGAAGCTCGCCGAGTTGAAGCAGATCGCGGACGGATGATCGAGGGCTGCGAGGACGTGTGACACACGGATGGCACTCGGCTGCAGGAGCTTGATTTCGAGTCCTCCGCGCACACATCCCAACTCTGCCATGTCGCTGTCTTTCAACCCGCTCAGCCGCCGCCCTCGGCGCCGTCGTCTTGTGATGGCGGTCCGTGGCGCGGCTGGGGCTGGCAAATCGGTCTTCGCCGCCAGCCTGGCCGACGCTGGGCTCGGGCGCCTGTGCTTCTTCGACACGGAGCGGAAGGCGCGCCTACTTCCTGGCGCCGACGGTACCACGTTCGACGCGCTTGAGATTGAGCAGCCCCAGGAGTTGCCCGCCTTCATTGACTGGGCGCTGGGCCCCGAAGGACAGGCGCAGGGCTATGGCTGCTACGCCCTCGACTCCTGGGCGATGTACTTCGGACGCCAACACCGAGCCCTGCTCGAAGCCGTGCGGGCCCGAACAAGCGATCCGACGGAGCAGCCCACGGCCGAGGAGTTGCAGGCCGACCAACTCGTTCTCCAGGAAGTCCTCCGTCGCCTCTGCGTCGATTCCGGCGCGTGCGTGGTCATCACCGACCAGATCGCGGCCAAGGGTAAAGAGGATCGGGAAGAAAACGAACTGGGGCGCGTGCTCCCGATGACGGCGTCGGGCCTGGAATACTTCGTCGATGTGATGGTGGAGTTGTTCGTCCGGGTCGAGGGCTTCGAGACCGTGCGCGTGGCGCGCGTCGTGAAGTCCAACGTGCCCGAGTTGCCCGTAGGCGCCGAGATCGAGCAGCCGACGTTTGCCGACTTCCTCAACCGTTTAGGCGCGGGACCTCAGCCGGCCGCCCTACCTGCTGACGAGGCATCGCAGCCTGCTGCGGAGCCCGACGCGCTCGGGCCTACGCTCGCCGACCTGCGCGAGACGGCTACCGTCTACGGCCTCGACGCGGCGCAACTACGCGTAGCGGCCCGGCACTACTGCGGTACGTCCGACCTCGACCGTCTCGCTCCGGACCAGATCGAGAACCTGCTCGACCGCATGCACGCCCGCTATGCGCCCTCCACCGGCGACGGTGCAAGCGCGCAGCCCGAGGACGTCGCCGCCGAGGTGTCCACCACGGTAGAGAAGCCCAAGAAGCGCCGCCGCGCCGCGTAATCGGCTTCAACACTCGGCTGCGACCAGGCATCGTCCGCTCACGCGTCTCGTACAGACTCATGGATCACATCAACGGCCTCGGCGGCGCCTTCGTCTTCTCAAACGACCCGAAGCGTCTCGCCGACTGGTACACCGAGCACCTCGGGCTCGCCTTCGAGGGCAGCGTCGAGTTTGGCGCGTTTTACCATCAGTTCTGGAGCCTCCACCGCGACGATCCGGCTCGTCGCCTCGACACCACATTCGCTATCATGCAGGCGAAGGCGGACTTCCCGCCGCCTCTCGTCCACGGCGACGTGGAGACGTACGGCGACCAGCCGTTCATGGTCAACCTCCGCGTCAATGACCTCGACGCGCTCCTCGACCGCCTCCAGCAGAACGGCATCGAAGCACTGGGGCGGCAAGACGAGGCCTACGGCAAGTTCGCCTGGGTCCGCGACGCCGACGGGCACCGCGTCGAACTGTACCAGCCGACAATGCAGCCGCCTGACGAGGGCTAGCCGCCTATTTCAGCGACACCGATACGCCTACAAGGACGTGCCGCTCAGGTGCCGGCTCAAGGAAGCGCCCTCCAAACGCGTTCACAACCACGGAGCCCGCATAGCGCGCGTCGGTGACGTTGCGGACCGTCGCGAACGGCGTGGCGCGCACGCCCCCGCCGAGCCGCACGTCGCTCAGTGCGATGCGTAGGTGCAACACAGCATGGCCGTCTGTCCGGTCGCTTCCCCCGATGGTTGCATCGTAGGCGGAGACCGCTTCTCCGCTCAGCCCCACGACCAACCGGCTGTTCAGCAGCGGGGTCCGATGGGAGCTCCAGGTTAGCGTCCAGGTTGCCAGGGCAGGAGGGATGCCGGGAAGGCGAGTGCCTGCTGGCACGTCGGGATCATCGTTGTCAAGGAAAGAGGCCCGCACCATTGTGAGAGCACAGGCGCCGGAGAAGCGGCCCGGTCCTAAGGGCAGGCGCTCGGCCTGGACACCCAGTTCAAGCCCTAGCGTCGCCGCTTGTCCGCCGTTGTCGAACACGGTGACGTCGTCGATTTCGCGGGGGACGAGCAAGCCCGACACACGTGCGGCGAACGCCGCCGCGTCGAGGCGGACGAACCCGTTGCCGCTCGCCCAGGTGCGTCG
The Bacteroidota bacterium DNA segment above includes these coding regions:
- a CDS encoding T9SS type A sorting domain-containing protein, coding for MRIASLLLVLGVVLTPAAFSQVSIVYDGTTADSPPTWARPTFDGGPCEVSDTVVPYDSQGFLTDAYDVEFGTAPIRHWIEGSWDFAGLLLLYEGTFDPMAPCDNLIANSASSSLTTTLFAGTYVIVTTSLTPNQVGAFTNKLYTTDSNADLRFDDAPPLSTTELPYGGESALWFRPGSQATPDACAASFTQFPAFVLQAFETDTEGWYDIHSEQFEFPYLWDGVIYLYEDEAFRFDPCRNLVASDDDYPTSYYWYASLIDDVWLDANTRYVLVTTVYDDEDFRYDYFGDHDTTIWGPPDATVTALDAPIPNLALDLVGMPDEIAPGSETFVDVRVTNNSGTAQHVDAWVELRRYDFDDERYASEGMTQADPVRIPQAFDGVVRYALDVPGRLDPDEHYYAFFKLGTYASAADAGDFAAFRVADQAATRAPGSDGWSLRRLDALAQASDDADDGYREGAYPNPLRSATTIRFTLEQAEQVTLTVYDVTGRAVAQLLSGADLGVGAHTAQFDATGLASGVYVYRLERGAAIATKRLTVLR
- a CDS encoding MmcQ/YjbR family DNA-binding protein: MTIDIARDYCLAKPDASEGTPFGDTVLVFKAGGKMFALLGLDGPPWTVNLKCDPERAVALRERYDAVQPGYHMNKKHWNTVEYGRLDGDLVRALIDHSYDLIAGSLKKSEQARLEALGWERAASR
- a CDS encoding superoxide dismutase family protein is translated as MRALFLACALTLAGCASSSDEPTTPDEPTEADAAAPAQMASVAIEALADSGVSGTITFTEGGGGVSVAYEIVGLTPGLHGFHVHTNGGCGPGEDGTPGGAAGGHFNPDGHDHGAPSNDAAERHKGDLGNIEANADGVAAGSFDDTVLRLDGERSIVGKAFIIHAGADDLTSQPSGAAGARVGCGIIAQDGAAM
- a CDS encoding carboxypeptidase regulatory-like domain-containing protein, with amino-acid sequence MTVRYVLVLLLWCAASDASGQVLRGTVVGEDDQPLAGASITLTGGIEGGTTTEATGRFRLRLPSLPATVEVRFLGYEPQRVVILPGEPLEVTIRLRPRVFELEGLDVAGENRAVTLMREVIRRKQQRRAALQPYTAEHYTRFTLRRRGEVIRVTETLSDVYVRPTQTARGDSRREIVLARHRRPAGRAFRYARVVPVPDFYLDDEVVLDGFRFIGPTHPNALDVYTFRVGDRIEEDGQVLWEVSVRSRSALASAFEGRLRVVDSLFVLAEAELRPSVTLEKEPPVQAWAATYRQTFTPSAEADSVWISDRFEVTGRVDVGVPGAFLPVVRTQQTTIVTSRRPGIFGGDSLFARRERIAEPPGVYAGRDVYAAGRSIAPPDDDEARVLLASTRPLRASLIPEGLLRYYVPLPVEEAPEVVVTDALAPPLPRFAESVEAWYNRVQGAYFGVRPRFGVGENVAVRPRLGIATSNVRLDAGLRMEARLPVRLGSERLVGFAEGGVATVPFERSSVYPQPFLAVPTYIGWADYHDYLRRTRVKAGLSWTTEKAHIEVAGQLATHDSLSNGTDYEGMFVGEGQRPNAEATPGTWRSVEASIGLGTEPRWAARPQGIYAELTSQLGRFDADGADATSMVRFTGEVGGRVATLFRRRPEPAALYASLSAGWVSGDAPLQLRPRTETRAGAVSGFGSFRTIASPPVSTPQFVQLAWEHDFGRSLFETVGLPVGVALTGGHLWTEDADSAHEVGLSLLRPFRFPMRIDTAYRLDQVGWFIGIGLAR
- the mutS gene encoding DNA mismatch repair protein MutS, which produces MRQYWKIKDRHPGALLLFRMGDFYETFERDAEVVADVLGITLTKRGNGAAEDIPLAGFPHHALETHLPKLVSAGYRVAVCEQLEDAKFARKIVKRDVVEVVTPGVAMRDQLLSAKHAHYLAAAVWGTTKHMQGRVGFAFVDASTGAFFVAEAAAEDFEGLLQTVGPAELLIDKRQKKQLQSIRDTSFALTPQEDWVFSYDFAYETLLRHFETHSLKGYGFHDNHGDDGPNSADALAIAAAGAALYYLGETQKGRVPHVRRLQRYDASDYIALDAATKRNLELVAAMQSGRRDGSLIGVLDHTLTPMGGRLLRAWLVRPLQSVEKIEQRLDSVDALFQSERLRRSLREELKQVGDLERLAAKVCTGRATPRDLVTLKLTLRQIPPVKQLLEDVASETLAKVTDALTLCQDTVDRIHAALADEPPAKMDAGGTIRSGFSDELDDLRTVSKGGKTYLAELQARAAAETGITSLKIGYNKVFGYYLEVTNTHKDKVPAAWTRKQTLVNAERYITEDLKVYEEKILTAEERALALEQQLFSELRMAVAEAVEPIQRNARYLAMLDVFAGLAEAARKYDYVRPTVDESRVLDLEAARHPVVERTLPAGEAFIPNSVLLDPDGEVDIEPTRGGQVHVITGPNMAGKSVVLRQVGLAVLLAQVGSFVPAKRARIGVVDKIFTRVGASDNLAAGESTFLVEMNETANILNNATQRSLILLDEVGRGTSTFDGLSIAWAIVEHLHDHTPVAARTLFATHYHELNALADRLDGVLPFRIQVQEHDGRVIFLRTLIPGGADHSYGIEVARMAGLPEAVIARAKHVLRHLEAHDVAAEMQGPRSEAASGDGALPSVRATPEIPAPDLTAPVAYAAPDPIAAQLLDTLEALDPNRLTPIEALMKLAELKQIADG
- a CDS encoding VOC family protein, whose protein sequence is MDHINGLGGAFVFSNDPKRLADWYTEHLGLAFEGSVEFGAFYHQFWSLHRDDPARRLDTTFAIMQAKADFPPPLVHGDVETYGDQPFMVNLRVNDLDALLDRLQQNGIEALGRQDEAYGKFAWVRDADGHRVELYQPTMQPPDEG